In Halobaculum limi, one DNA window encodes the following:
- a CDS encoding translation initiation factor IF-2 subunit beta, which translates to MEYDDMLDRAIDETPDIEERGSRFEVPDPEVRPEGNVTVVENFQELVDRLNREESALLKFLQDELGTAARIDESGRARLTGDFKQRRVANAVEAYTDGYVICSECGLPDTRIVEQGGADVLKCDACGAITSLGE; encoded by the coding sequence ATGGAGTACGACGATATGCTCGACCGCGCCATCGACGAGACGCCGGACATCGAGGAGCGAGGCTCTCGCTTCGAGGTGCCCGACCCCGAGGTGCGCCCGGAGGGCAACGTAACCGTCGTCGAGAACTTTCAGGAGTTGGTCGACCGCCTCAACCGCGAGGAGTCGGCGCTGTTGAAGTTCCTGCAAGACGAGTTGGGGACGGCCGCCCGCATCGACGAGTCGGGGCGGGCGCGTCTCACCGGTGACTTCAAACAGCGACGCGTTGCGAACGCCGTCGAGGCGTACACCGACGGCTACGTCATCTGCTCGGAGTGCGGCCTGCCCGACACGCGTATCGTCGAACAGGGCGGCGCAGACGTGTTGAAGTGCGACGCCTGCGGTGCGATCACCAGTCTCGGCGAGTGA
- a CDS encoding transcription initiation factor IIB: MSESEHTISSYTEREKKAKERPGEKLEESESVRLCPECGGNVRVDEEHGETVCADCGLVLEEDAIDRGPEWRSFNRDGESKSRVGAPTTKMMHDKGLSTNIGWQNKDAYGKTLSAERRQQMQRLRTWHERFRTRDSKERNLKQALGEIDRMASALGLPETVRETASVIYRRALSENLLPGRSIEGVASASLYAAARQANTPRSLDELTAVARVDRMELTRTYRYIVRELKLEVAPADPAQYLARFASQLDLSDEGEWRARELLKTAQETGVTSGKSPVGLAAAAVYAAALLTNEALTQSQVSDVAGVSEVTIRNRYKELLDAAEVVGDAPNPGDRAQA; this comes from the coding sequence ATGAGCGAGTCAGAACACACCATCAGCAGCTACACCGAGCGAGAGAAGAAGGCGAAAGAACGACCCGGCGAGAAACTCGAAGAGAGCGAGTCGGTCCGCCTGTGTCCCGAGTGCGGCGGGAACGTCCGCGTCGACGAGGAACACGGCGAGACCGTCTGTGCCGACTGCGGCCTCGTCCTCGAGGAAGACGCCATCGACCGCGGCCCCGAGTGGCGGTCGTTCAACCGCGACGGCGAGAGCAAGTCGCGCGTCGGCGCGCCGACGACGAAGATGATGCACGACAAGGGCCTGTCGACGAACATCGGCTGGCAGAACAAAGACGCCTACGGGAAGACACTCTCGGCGGAGCGTCGCCAGCAGATGCAGCGCCTCCGGACGTGGCACGAGCGGTTCCGGACGCGTGACTCCAAGGAGCGCAACCTCAAGCAGGCGCTCGGCGAGATCGACCGGATGGCCTCGGCGCTGGGCCTGCCCGAGACGGTTCGCGAGACTGCGTCGGTCATCTACCGCCGCGCCCTCTCGGAGAACCTCCTCCCCGGCCGCTCCATCGAGGGCGTCGCCTCTGCGAGCCTGTACGCCGCCGCGCGACAGGCGAACACGCCGCGCAGTCTCGACGAGTTGACCGCGGTCGCACGCGTCGACCGCATGGAACTCACTCGGACGTACCGCTACATCGTCCGCGAACTGAAATTGGAGGTCGCGCCCGCAGACCCCGCGCAGTACCTCGCGCGGTTCGCCTCGCAACTCGACCTCTCCGACGAGGGCGAGTGGCGGGCGCGTGAACTCCTGAAGACGGCCCAAGAGACGGGCGTCACCAGCGGGAAGTCGCCAGTCGGTCTCGCCGCCGCGGCCGTCTACGCCGCCGCCCTCCTCACCAACGAGGCACTGACGCAGAGCCAAGTGAGCGACGTCGCGGGCGTCAGCGAAGTGACGATCCGCAACCGCTACAAAGAGTTGCTGGACGCCGCCGAAGTCGTGGGCGACGCGCCGAACCCCGGCGACCGCGCACAGGCCTAA
- a CDS encoding thiolase C-terminal domain-containing protein has product MTDAYIVGAGQSSFGSFPEETYRTLFQEAYEAAAPDDIDAADVDEAYVGTLGVGGRQIGLAGPAVTEFVGLHGVPCTRVENACAASGYALRQAVMAVESGMADLVLAGGVEVMTDTSTEATKYWLGVSGETEWERMAGTTFSGVYAQMADAYLREYDAPRRALSEVAAKNHANGARNPKAHLGFECSVEDAEAASVVADPLTLFHCCPTTDGAAAVFVASEEVAASFADRVRVAGVGAASDRVGLFQRDTYTSVPASVDAGEGAYEMAGVDDPRRELDFAEVHDCFAIAELLAYEDLGFCDRGEAADLVADGVTAADGALPVNTSGGLKSKGHPIGATGAGQAVEAFDQLTGGAGDRQLDDPERGLTHNVGGSGGAAVVHVLEAEGVTGA; this is encoded by the coding sequence ATGACGGACGCGTACATCGTGGGGGCGGGCCAGTCGTCGTTCGGGTCGTTCCCCGAGGAGACGTATCGAACGCTGTTTCAGGAGGCGTACGAGGCGGCCGCGCCCGACGACATCGACGCCGCCGACGTCGACGAGGCGTACGTCGGAACCCTCGGCGTCGGCGGGCGACAGATCGGCCTCGCTGGCCCCGCAGTCACCGAGTTCGTCGGCCTCCACGGCGTCCCTTGCACCCGCGTCGAGAACGCCTGCGCCGCCTCGGGATACGCGCTTCGACAGGCGGTGATGGCTGTCGAGTCGGGGATGGCAGACCTCGTCCTCGCCGGCGGCGTCGAGGTGATGACCGACACCTCGACGGAGGCGACGAAGTACTGGCTTGGCGTCTCGGGGGAGACGGAGTGGGAGCGCATGGCCGGCACGACGTTCTCGGGCGTGTACGCACAGATGGCCGACGCATACCTCCGCGAGTACGATGCCCCACGTCGCGCTTTATCCGAGGTCGCGGCCAAGAACCACGCCAACGGCGCACGCAACCCGAAGGCACATCTCGGCTTCGAGTGCTCCGTCGAGGACGCCGAGGCCGCGAGCGTCGTCGCCGACCCGCTCACCCTGTTTCACTGCTGTCCGACGACCGACGGCGCGGCCGCCGTCTTCGTCGCCAGCGAGGAGGTGGCGGCCTCCTTCGCCGACCGCGTCCGTGTGGCGGGCGTCGGTGCGGCGTCCGACCGCGTCGGCCTGTTCCAGCGTGACACCTACACGAGCGTCCCCGCCAGCGTCGACGCCGGCGAGGGTGCCTACGAGATGGCCGGCGTCGACGACCCGCGCCGGGAGTTGGACTTCGCGGAGGTGCACGACTGCTTCGCCATCGCAGAGTTGCTCGCCTACGAGGACCTCGGGTTCTGCGACCGCGGTGAGGCGGCCGACCTCGTCGCCGACGGCGTCACCGCCGCCGACGGCGCGTTGCCGGTGAACACCTCCGGCGGCCTGAAGTCGAAGGGCCACCCCATCGGTGCGACCGGGGCTGGACAGGCGGTGGAGGCGTTCGACCAACTGACCGGCGGCGCGGGCGACCGACAACTCGACGACCCGGAACGCGGCCTGACGCACAACGTCGGTGGCTCCGGCGGCGCAGCCGTCGTTCACGTTCTCGAAGCTGAGGGGGTGACCGGCGCGTGA
- a CDS encoding zinc ribbon domain-containing protein, whose protein sequence is MSAPEPGSGPAQERPEADARIVGVGTYAPTARLSSEAVAEAWGRSKARGVDSVAIPAPDEDTLTMGVAAGRRALDAAGVNAADLSGLAFATTTPPLAEEDLTPRLGAALGVPADATTRYAGRSTRAATRALRAARDAGAFPALVVAADAPRGDPTTVEGHAAGAGAAAVVLTGDHGTGAGLHGDAEAAADYPGTRFRRPDSEAVEGLGVTTYDRSAFTRPIEAAVAGLDADATVPAFDGATLAVTAPDGDRPRRAASALGLDAVQTPVRTLGDTGAAGPLLGLAEALRGGATRTLVVGWGSGAGADALLVDGLAPVAGDLGGDREVTYTEALRLRGEVTSDDPPAGGGAAVSVPTWRRATAARYRLLAGQCPECEALAFPPEGACPNCHDLVEYESVRLPQTGTVETVTGVSPGGAPPEFARQAERGGDYAVAIVSFERAGASVSVPMQVCDAAPDAVTAGDAVRATFRRVYEQEGVVRYGSKARLLDDATDGES, encoded by the coding sequence GTGAGCGCACCGGAACCGGGCTCTGGCCCCGCACAGGAGCGACCCGAGGCGGACGCGCGAATCGTCGGCGTCGGCACCTACGCGCCGACCGCACGGCTCTCTAGCGAGGCCGTCGCGGAGGCGTGGGGACGCTCGAAGGCGCGAGGTGTCGACTCGGTCGCGATCCCAGCGCCCGACGAAGACACGCTCACGATGGGCGTCGCCGCGGGGCGGCGCGCGCTCGACGCCGCCGGTGTCAACGCCGCCGACCTGTCGGGACTCGCATTCGCGACGACGACGCCGCCGTTGGCAGAAGAGGACCTCACACCGCGGCTGGGTGCGGCGCTAGGGGTTCCCGCCGACGCGACCACCCGGTACGCCGGGCGAAGCACGCGAGCAGCCACGCGGGCGCTGCGGGCCGCACGCGACGCCGGAGCGTTCCCCGCACTCGTTGTCGCCGCCGACGCCCCACGAGGCGACCCGACCACCGTCGAAGGGCACGCTGCCGGCGCAGGTGCGGCGGCCGTCGTCCTCACGGGCGACCACGGCACGGGTGCGGGCCTGCACGGCGACGCGGAGGCTGCGGCCGACTACCCGGGGACGCGCTTCCGACGGCCCGACAGCGAGGCCGTCGAAGGGCTCGGGGTGACGACCTACGACCGTTCGGCGTTCACCCGCCCCATCGAGGCGGCCGTCGCCGGTTTGGACGCCGACGCGACCGTCCCAGCGTTCGACGGAGCGACTCTGGCCGTCACCGCACCCGACGGCGACCGTCCGCGGCGCGCCGCCTCGGCCCTCGGCCTCGACGCCGTGCAGACGCCCGTTCGGACACTCGGAGACACGGGAGCGGCGGGTCCGCTGCTCGGACTGGCTGAGGCGCTGCGCGGGGGCGCGACGCGAACGCTCGTCGTCGGGTGGGGGAGTGGCGCGGGCGCAGACGCTCTCCTCGTCGACGGCCTCGCGCCGGTCGCGGGAGACCTCGGCGGCGACCGCGAAGTGACGTACACAGAGGCGCTCAGACTGCGTGGCGAGGTCACGAGCGACGACCCGCCCGCGGGCGGCGGCGCGGCGGTGTCGGTGCCGACGTGGCGGCGGGCAACGGCCGCGCGATACCGTTTGCTCGCCGGTCAGTGTCCCGAGTGCGAGGCGCTCGCGTTCCCGCCCGAGGGTGCGTGTCCGAACTGTCACGACCTCGTCGAGTACGAGTCGGTTCGACTTCCGCAGACCGGAACCGTCGAGACGGTCACCGGCGTCTCACCGGGTGGTGCACCGCCGGAGTTCGCTCGGCAGGCCGAACGCGGCGGCGACTACGCGGTCGCTATCGTCTCGTTCGAGCGTGCTGGTGCGTCGGTGAGCGTCCCGATGCAGGTGTGTGACGCCGCGCCCGACGCGGTGACGGCGGGCGATGCCGTGCGTGCGACGTTCAGGCGCGTGTACGAACAGGAGGGCGTCGTCCGCTACGGGAGTAAGGCACGCCTCCTCGACGACGCGACTGACGGGGAGTCGTAA
- a CDS encoding cold-shock protein, which produces MAKGKVAFFNDTGGYGFIESEDADEDVFFHMEDVGGPDLEEGQEVEFDIEEAEKGPRAKNLQRL; this is translated from the coding sequence ATGGCGAAAGGGAAGGTCGCATTCTTCAACGACACTGGCGGTTACGGATTCATCGAGAGTGAGGACGCGGACGAAGACGTGTTCTTCCATATGGAAGACGTCGGCGGTCCAGACCTCGAAGAAGGGCAGGAAGTCGAATTCGACATCGAGGAGGCTGAGAAAGGTCCCCGAGCGAAGAACCTGCAGCGCCTGTAA
- the thrS gene encoding threonine--tRNA ligase, which produces MSDIVVTLPDGSELSVPEGASVEDVAYEIGPGLGSDTVAGVVDGELVDKAAPVHDGARIEIVTDQSEEYLQVLRHSAAHVFAQALQREFPDAKLAIGPPTEEGFYYDISGVDIDEDDFPAIEAEMRDIVESDYDIHRVELSREEALSAYEDNEYKTEILNEEAAGEDPVSVYEQDDWRDLCKGPHVESTGDVGAVKLLSISSAYWRGDEENDQLTRVYGTAFESESELEEFLNMREQAKERDHRKIAREMDLFSIPTVTGPGLPLYHPAGKTILSELEEYVNDLNAEAGYGEVETPHVFRTELWEQSGHYQNYQDDMFLFDVNDEEYGLKPMNCPGHATIFDQGSWSYRDLPVRYAEHGKVYRKEQRGELSGLSRTWAFTIDDGHLFVRPDQIEAEVRQVMDGIEQVLETFDLDVSVDLATRPEKSVGSDEVWEQAESQLESVLESSSLEWGIEPGDGAFYGPKIDFSFEDALGRSWDGPTVQLDFNMPERFDLTYTGEDNEEHRPVMIHRALYGSYERFFMVLIEHFAGRFPFWLAPEQVRILPISDDNLGYAHRVKNELSEFRVEVEDRDMTVGRKIRAGHDDRVPYMVVVGGDEEEAGTISVRDRFENERNDVDVETFRDHLRGEVQQKTVKPDFVTDHDE; this is translated from the coding sequence ATGAGCGATATCGTCGTCACCCTGCCGGACGGCTCGGAGTTGTCCGTCCCCGAGGGTGCATCTGTCGAGGACGTGGCGTACGAGATCGGACCCGGCCTCGGTTCCGACACCGTCGCCGGCGTCGTCGACGGCGAACTCGTCGACAAGGCCGCGCCCGTCCACGACGGCGCACGCATCGAGATCGTCACCGACCAGTCCGAAGAGTACCTGCAGGTGCTTCGCCACTCTGCGGCGCACGTGTTCGCACAGGCGCTCCAGCGGGAGTTCCCCGACGCGAAACTCGCCATCGGCCCGCCCACGGAGGAGGGCTTCTACTACGACATCTCGGGCGTCGACATCGACGAAGACGACTTCCCAGCCATCGAGGCCGAGATGCGCGACATCGTCGAGTCGGACTACGACATCCACCGCGTCGAACTCTCCCGCGAGGAGGCGCTCTCGGCGTACGAGGACAACGAGTACAAGACGGAGATTCTCAATGAGGAGGCCGCCGGCGAGGACCCCGTCTCCGTGTACGAACAGGACGACTGGCGCGACCTGTGTAAAGGGCCGCACGTCGAATCGACGGGCGATGTCGGCGCCGTGAAGCTCCTGAGCATCTCCTCCGCCTACTGGCGCGGCGACGAGGAGAACGACCAGTTGACCCGCGTGTACGGGACGGCCTTCGAGTCCGAGTCGGAGTTAGAAGAGTTCCTGAATATGCGCGAACAGGCCAAAGAGCGCGACCACCGGAAGATCGCACGCGAGATGGACCTGTTCTCTATCCCGACGGTCACGGGACCGGGCCTCCCGCTGTATCACCCCGCGGGCAAGACCATCCTCTCGGAGTTGGAGGAGTACGTCAACGACCTCAACGCCGAGGCGGGCTACGGCGAAGTGGAGACGCCGCACGTGTTCCGGACGGAGTTGTGGGAGCAGTCCGGTCACTACCAAAACTACCAGGACGATATGTTCCTGTTCGACGTGAACGACGAGGAGTACGGTCTGAAGCCGATGAACTGCCCGGGCCACGCGACCATCTTCGACCAGGGCTCGTGGTCGTACCGCGACCTGCCCGTCCGCTACGCCGAACACGGGAAGGTGTACCGCAAAGAACAGCGCGGTGAACTGTCGGGCCTCTCGCGGACGTGGGCGTTCACCATCGACGACGGCCACCTGTTCGTCCGGCCCGACCAGATCGAAGCCGAGGTGCGACAGGTGATGGATGGCATCGAACAGGTGCTGGAGACGTTCGACCTCGACGTGTCGGTCGACCTGGCGACGCGCCCCGAGAAGTCCGTCGGGAGCGACGAGGTGTGGGAGCAAGCCGAGAGCCAACTGGAGTCCGTGCTGGAGTCGTCCTCGCTGGAGTGGGGGATCGAACCCGGCGACGGCGCCTTCTACGGCCCGAAGATCGACTTCTCGTTCGAGGACGCCCTTGGCCGGTCGTGGGACGGCCCGACGGTCCAACTGGACTTCAATATGCCCGAGCGGTTCGACCTCACCTACACGGGCGAGGACAACGAGGAACACCGCCCGGTGATGATCCACCGCGCGCTGTACGGGAGCTACGAGCGGTTCTTTATGGTGCTCATCGAGCACTTCGCCGGCCGCTTCCCGTTCTGGCTTGCGCCCGAACAGGTGCGCATCCTCCCCATCTCCGACGACAACCTCGGCTACGCCCACCGCGTCAAGAACGAACTCTCCGAGTTCCGCGTCGAGGTCGAAGACCGCGACATGACTGTCGGACGGAAGATTCGCGCCGGCCACGACGACCGCGTGCCGTACATGGTCGTCGTCGGCGGCGACGAGGAGGAGGCGGGGACCATCTCCGTGCGCGACCGCTTCGAGAACGAGCGAAACGACGTGGACGTGGAGACGTTCCGCGACCACCTCCGCGGCGAGGTCCAGCAGAAGACGGTGAAGCCGGACTTCGTCACCGACCACGACGAGTAG
- a CDS encoding M20 family metallo-hydrolase gives MTLTVDTDRLHDDIDATAAFGDIDATEGRGRTVLVGTDANRRAREYLVDRMEAADLDVTVDAVGNVAGTWAPDGVDANAAPVAAGSHLDSVPEGGIFDGPLGVYAALEAVRTMQDAGVTPDRPITVVSFTEEEGQRFADGLLGSSVAVGQRSVEEALALTDDEGTTLAEALEATGFAGEGRLDASQWDAWYELHIEQDTTLEEAGVPVGVVTTITGITHCDVEILGEANHAGATHMHDRTDALAAAAELVLDVETAANDVVDTSSDSAVGTVGSLDVSPNATNVVPGRVEAGIDVRDVEYESMETIVGAVSDTLDRLESERGVETTFERPFDLHPTPMAERLREAAHRAGEAAGLDTMDLHSGAAHDTMHVADVTDASLLFAPSKNGISHNPREWTDWDDCAAATRVLAGAMAETAAAE, from the coding sequence ATGACGCTCACCGTCGACACCGACCGCCTTCACGACGACATCGACGCCACCGCGGCCTTCGGCGACATCGACGCCACAGAGGGCCGCGGGCGAACCGTCCTCGTCGGCACCGACGCGAACCGCCGCGCCCGCGAGTACCTCGTCGACCGAATGGAAGCCGCCGACCTCGACGTGACCGTCGACGCCGTCGGCAACGTCGCCGGAACCTGGGCACCCGACGGTGTCGACGCCAACGCCGCGCCCGTCGCCGCCGGGAGCCACCTCGACTCGGTTCCCGAGGGCGGCATCTTCGACGGTCCACTCGGGGTGTACGCCGCGCTTGAGGCCGTCCGTACCATGCAGGACGCAGGCGTGACGCCGGACCGTCCGATCACCGTCGTCTCGTTCACCGAGGAGGAGGGCCAGCGGTTCGCGGACGGCCTGCTCGGGTCGTCTGTCGCCGTCGGCCAGCGTTCCGTCGAGGAAGCACTCGCGTTGACCGACGACGAGGGGACGACGCTCGCGGAGGCGCTGGAAGCGACGGGGTTCGCGGGCGAGGGTCGACTCGACGCGAGCCAGTGGGATGCTTGGTACGAACTCCACATCGAACAGGACACGACGCTGGAGGAAGCCGGGGTTCCGGTCGGCGTCGTCACGACCATCACGGGCATCACCCACTGCGACGTGGAGATACTGGGCGAAGCGAACCACGCGGGTGCGACCCATATGCACGACCGGACGGACGCGCTCGCGGCCGCCGCAGAACTCGTCTTAGACGTCGAAACGGCCGCGAACGATGTCGTCGACACGAGTAGCGACTCGGCGGTGGGGACCGTCGGATCGCTGGACGTCTCGCCGAACGCGACGAACGTCGTCCCCGGTCGCGTCGAGGCCGGTATCGACGTTCGCGACGTGGAGTACGAGTCGATGGAGACTATCGTGGGCGCCGTCAGCGACACACTCGACCGCCTCGAATCGGAGCGGGGCGTCGAGACGACGTTCGAGCGGCCGTTCGACCTCCACCCGACGCCGATGGCCGAGCGACTGCGCGAGGCGGCCCACCGCGCGGGCGAGGCCGCCGGTCTCGACACGATGGACCTGCACTCCGGCGCCGCTCACGACACGATGCACGTCGCGGACGTGACCGACGCGAGCCTCCTGTTTGCACCCTCGAAGAACGGCATCAGCCACAACCCGCGCGAGTGGACCGACTGGGACGACTGCGCGGCGGCGACGCGGGTGCTCGCGGGCGCGATGGCGGAGACGGCGGCCGCGGAGTAA